From the genome of Acidimicrobiales bacterium:
AAGCGCCCGCAGCGGTCGACCGGTGGCACGGCGATGAGGCTCCCGAGCTCGGCGCACACCGGCCACCCGTGGCGGATCCACGAGGTGGCGCCGGACTTCCGGCTGGAGGACGTGTGGGAGCTGCCGGGGGTCGGGCGGGCCGACGACTTCCCCCGGCTGGTGCGGTCCCTCGCCGCCTACGACCCGGCGCAGAGCTCGTCGTGCGCCGTGCGGGGCCTGTTCGCCGTCCGGTGGCGGCTCGGGCAGCTGCTCGGCTGGGACCGCCCCGACGCCGGCGTGGGGGCCAGGGTGCCGTCCCTGCGGGAGTGGCTCCCGGCCGACCTGCGCGACGGCCCGTCCGGCCCGGCCTTCGAGGCCATGCCCTTCACCTCGCTGTACCT
Proteins encoded in this window:
- a CDS encoding DUF2867 domain-containing protein; this translates as MRLPSSAHTGHPWRIHEVAPDFRLEDVWELPGVGRADDFPRLVRSLAAYDPAQSSSCAVRGLFAVRWRLGQLLGWDRPDAGVGARVPSLREWLPADLRDGPSGPAFEAMPFTSLYLTEDEWAAEAANHTMHGVLHLGRVADGTGGSRARVAVLVKPNGRLGEAYLAAIRPFRHLLVYPAVLREGEREWRAAPAGR